In the Pan paniscus chromosome 19, NHGRI_mPanPan1-v2.0_pri, whole genome shotgun sequence genome, gaaagcaagtaaatgagaaaacaaataagcacgtatataattaataagtaaaaatttaaaaatcaatccctTTGCAAGCTGCAATAATTAATGAGGTTGTCACTAACCAATCAGACAATTTACATCAAGCATTGTGGTGAGACAGTCTTTCAGTTAGTATAAGAGTAAACAGAAATGGCGAAAAACTAATTCTTCACAATACTAGGATTTAgttaaatttaattcattttataggTGGGTAACTATTCATAGACCTTGAAGTTCTGAAATACAGAGTTAAAATAAGAGAAAGCTTTCTGGAATCAATAATATTCTAGTTATTGCTTAGTTGACTCATTGTGACATGCTTCCAACCTGGGCATCAAACAAGGATACACATCAAATCGGACTCAGTCTGGCTGGCTCCTTGCGCTCTGTAGccgtggtggcagcagcagcagacgTCGGCGGCTGGGCTGCCAGGAGCAGTTCCACTGGGTTTCACTGTCCGAGACTTCCTTTGGGGCACTCCAGCAAACCAAGGTGGAGTATGAATGGAAACCTGATAAGCAAGGGCTTCAGCAAATCCTGCAGCTATTGAAGGAGTCCCAGTCCCCAGACACCACCATCCAGAGAACTGTGCAACAATTCTAGAAACTGGAACAACTTAATCAAGATCCAGACTTTAGCAACTACTTGATTTttgttcttacaaaattaaaatctgaaGATGAACCCACAAGATCATTGTGTGGTCTCATCTTGAAGAATAATGTGAAAGCACACTTTCAGAACTTCCCAAATGGTGCAACAAACTTCATTAAAAGtgaatgtttaaataatattGGTGACTCCTCTCTTCTGATTAGAGCCACTGCTGGTATTTTGATCACAACTATAGCCTCCAAGAGAGAATTGCAGAATTGGCCTGACCTCTTACCAAAACTCTGTAGCCTGTTGGATTCTGAAGATTACACCACCTGTGAGGGAGCATTTGGCACCCTTCAGAAGATTTGTGAAGATTCCGTTGAGATTTTAGATAGTGATGTTTTAGATTGTCCTCTCAACATCAGGATTCCCAAATTTTTACAGTTCTTCAAGCACAGTAGTCCAAAAATAAGGTCTCACGCTGTTGTATGTGTCAATCAATTTATCATCAGGACTCAAGCTCTGATGTTGCACATTGATTCTTTTATTGAGAAATCTCTTTGCATTGGCTGATGAGCCAGAGGTATGGAAAAATGTGTGCCGAGCACTTGTGATGTTGTTCGAAGTTTGAGTGGATCGCCTGCTCCCTCACGTGCGTAATATAGTTGAGTAGATGCTACAGAGGACTCAAGATCAAGAAGAAAATGTGGCTTTAGAAGCCTGTGAATTTTGGCTAACTTTAGCTGAACAGCAAGTGTGCAAAGATGTATTCGTAAGGCATCTTCCCAGGTTGATTCCTGTGTTAGTGAATGGCATGAAGTACTCAGATATAGATATTATCCTACCTAAGGGTGATGTTGAAGAAGACGAAATGATTCCTGATAGTGAACAGGATATATGGCCACGTTTTCACCGATCAAGGACAGTGGCTCAGCAGCATGATGAAGATGGAATTGAAgaggaagatgatgatgatgatgataatgaaattgatgatgatgatacaaTTTCTGACTGGAATCTAAGGAAATGTTCTGTTGCTGCCCTAGATGTTCTTGCAAACGTGCATCATGATGAACTGCTGCCATATATATTGCCCCTTTTGAAAGAATTACTTTTTCATCATGAATGGGTTGTTAAAGAATTAGCCATCTTGGGTTTAGGAACAGTTGCTGAAGGTTGCATGCAGGGCATGATTCCTTGCTTGCCTGAGCTTATTCCTCACCTTATTCAGTGCCTCTCTGATAAGAAGGCTCTTGTCCGTTCCATAACATGCTGGACTCTTAGCCGCTATGCACACTGGGTAGTCAGCCAGCCACCAGACACGTACCTGAAGTCATTAATGACAGAGTTGCTAAAACGCATCCTGGATAGCAACAAGAGAGTACCAGAAGCTGCCTGCAGTGCCTTTGCTACCCTAGAAGAGGAGGCTTGTACAGAACTTGTTGCTTACCTTGCTTATATACTTGATACCCTGGTCTTTGCATTTAGTAAATACCAGCATAAGAACCTGCTCATTCTTTACAATGCCAGAGGGACATTAGCAGATTCAGTAGGACATCATTTAAACAAACCAGAATATATTCAAATGCGAATGCCTCCACTGATCCAGAAACGGAACATGTTAAAGGATGAAGATAAAGATCTTTTCCCTTTACCTGAGTGTCCATTTTCAGTTGCCACAGTGCTGCAGTCTGGCTTCCTTCCATACTGTGAACCTATGTGTCAGCATTGGGTAAACCTAGTACAGAAGACTCTTGCACAAGCCATGCTAAGCAATGCTCAACCAGATCAATATGAAGCTCCAGATAAAGATTTTATGATAGTGGCTCTTGATTTACTGAGTGGCCTGGCTGAAGGACTTGGAGGCAATATTGAACAACTGGTAGCCCGAAGTAACATCCTAACACTAACATATCAGTGCATGCAGGATAAAATGCCGGAAGTTCGACAGAGTTCTTTTGCCCTGTTAATTGACCTCACAAAAGCTTGCTTTCAGCATATTAAGCCTTGTGTAGCTGATTTTATGCCAATATTGGGAACCAACCTAACTGCAGAATTCATTTCAGTCTGCAACAATGACACATGAGCAATTGGAGAAATCCCCATTCAAATGGGTATAGAGATGCAGCCTTATATCCCTATGGTGTTGCACCAGCTTGTAGAAATCATTAACAGACCCAACACACCAAAGACGTTGTTAAAGAATACAGCAGTAACAATTGGTTGTCTTGGTTATGTTTGTCCTCAAGAGGTGGCCCCCATGCTACAGCAGTTTACGAGACCCTGGTGCACCTCTCTGAGAAACATAAGAGACAATGAGAAACGGATTCAACATTCCGTGGAATCTGCATCATGATCAGTGTGAATCCCAATGGCATAATccaagattttatatttttttgtgatGCTGTTGCATCATGGATTAACCCAAAAGATTATCTCAGAGACATGTTCTGTAAGATCCTTcatggatttaaaaatcaaattggcAATGAAAATGGGAGGCATTTCTATGACCAGTTTCCTCTTCCCTTAAAAGAGCATCTTGTAGCTTTTTATGGTGTTTAATGTAATACACTTAAGCTGCAGTCCCAAAATTAGGGGTCCTTCAGTCTTGGAGACTATGAGGGAGCCTCTGCACCCAGGGAAAATGCTACCCTTCATGGGGGGAAGGGTAAACCAGTAGGGAATACAGTATAATCTCAACCCTActgggaggggtgggagggaagtGTTGCCATCACTGTATTAAGTTGACGTTGGGAAACGTTTTAACATCTGGAGGCTTTGTGGGTGGAAATATGTCTCCAGCTACAACTCCACAGTGGATgtgaagagggggaaaaaaaaagaagaaaaagaaagaaagtgtggccgggcacagtggctcatacctgtaatcctagcactttgggaggctaaggcaggtggatcagttcaggtcaggagtttgagaccagcctgaccaacatggtgaaaaaaatacatctctattaaaaaaatacacgcgcacacacacaaaatctaggcatggtggagggcacctgtaatcccagctacttgggaggcttaggtgggaggatcacttgaacctgggaggtgaaggttacagtgagttgatatcatgccatggcactccagcctgggcaacagagcaagactcctgtttaaaaaaaaaaaagaaagaaagaaagaaagaaagggatgggGGGAATGCTTCATTAATGCAGTTGTTTAAATATATTGTGATTAATCCATACAACCAAACTCTAAAGATGTATCTTAAAGAACAAGGCACCTCTCTGTGTACTGAAATGTACTGTATGTACATTTGTACTGAAATATAAGCATAAGCAAGTATGTGCTGTCCACATACATATGTGGAAAGAGTCCGTAATGCATTAAGAGGAGAAAGCGTGCATTAAAGGAGGTATTTCCCATtttggaggcagggaggaaaatCTGGCAcgcatgtgtgtgagagagagtgcaTTAGAATATGCGCAGAAAACACATCTGCGAACGCATAGCGCAAATGCTTACTAATGGAGAGGAGGGGTGCTGGCCAGCTTCCACTCTGTCATGTGTTTCCATTGTGTTAGACTTACTGATAATGAGTTCACGTGACTTTTGTAATCCTAGAGAGGGGACAGCATGTGTGAAGGTCTGAAGCAATAGAATGCATTAGGGAAAATACTAAAATTggcccaaaaaggaaaaaaggatggCAGGAAGAGATGAGAGTGGAGAGGAAGGCGGCAGGCAGATGGCCCAGGGTAGCCTACGCTCTGCCAAGGAGTGTGGGGTTCATCCCAGTGCAGCAGGCTTTCTTTGTCCTCACTGGCAGCTCCTCTCAGTCTATGAGGCTGCCTCCTTGTCTTCTGCCCACATCTGACTGTGGGAGCTTCTAATCTAATCCCTTAGGAGGCCATCAACTTTACTTAGGGCTGAAGAATGTCTcattcactcaataaacatttacaagccccagcacagtggctcacgcctgtaatcctagcactttggaggccaaggtgggaagatcacttggatctaggagttggagagcagccggggcaacatagcaagaccccatctctacaaaaaataagaaattagtcAGGCCTGGTGCCACgcacccgtggtcccagctacttgggaggctgaggtgggaggatcgcttgagcctgggaagtcaaggtttcagtgagccgagatcttgccactgcactccaatttgggcaacaagcaagaccttgtcaaaaaaaaagaaggaaggaaagaagaaagaaagaaagaaagagagagagaaggaaggaaggaaggaaagaaagaaagaaagaaagaaagaaagaaagagaaagaaagagagagagaaggaaggaaggaaggaaagaaagaaagagaaagaaagagaaaggagaggagaggagaaagaaaatattcataaagagAAACTGGAATCCCACAGGCTCAGTCCTGATGAGGGTGGTCCTGCTTCCTCATCTCTTCTCTGTCTACACTGTCTCCTGTGACACCATCCATGTTCTTGGCTGTGTAAAGCATCTTCATGTGCCCCTCCCACGTCCTCTCTCCTGCTTGGTCTCCCTCTAAGCACAGACTTGGGAATATAACTGCCTCCTTGGCACTTTCATCTGATAGGCATCTCACATCAAAAACTCAACTCTGGCTTATAGCCACCCACCAATCTGCTCCTGTTTTAATCTTCATCTCAGTAAACAGTGCTACCATCCACCCTGCTGCCCAGGCCAGACACCTAggagtcttctttttttaattaatttatttatttgagacaaagtattgctctgtcgtccaggctggagtgcagtagcacaatctcatctcactgcaacctcagcctcctgggttcaagcaattctcatgcctcaccgtctggagtaactgggattataggcgtgtgccactacgcctggctaatttttgaatttttagtagagatggggttttgccatgctggccatggctggtctcaaattcctggcctcaagagatctgcccacctcaggctcccaaagtgctgggattacaggtgtgagccaccacacccagcctattttcacTCTCTTAATGATGTCTTTGGAAGTGCAAAAGTTTTGAATTTCGaagaagtctaatttatcaactTTATtgtgatctatctatctatagagcTATACATACAGACATTTCCTGATTTACGATGGTTCAACCTACAATTTTTGACTTTACTGTGGTATGAAAGCCATATACATGCAGCAGAAATCATGCCAAATACCCAtaaaaccattctgtttttcactttcagtacagtattccaTAAATTATGTAAGATATtcaccactttattataaaataagcttCGTGTTAGATGATGTTgctcaactgtaggctaatgtatgtGTTCTGAGCACGTGTaaagtaggctaggctaagctatgatgtttcatAGGTTGTGTATTAGATGCATTTTTAACCTGATATTTTCAGCCTACGACgggatgtaaccccatcataagtcaaggagcatctgcatataattttgtgtgtgtgcatatatttttaaagtctagCTGACAGTATTTGGTAATGAATTAGATTTTGGGTAGAGAAGAATTAAGAATGATTCCAGTGGTTTTGGTCAAGCAAGTGTCTAAGATGGGGGAAGCCTACAGAAGCAGGAAGTTGGGGATGGGGGATCAGGAGCTCTGTTCTGGATGCACGGAGTTTGAGCTTGTCTGTTAGAAATCCACGCAGAGATGCTGAGAGGCAGGTGGAATCTGGAGTTCAGAGTCATTTCATAGATTAGGTGGCTGAGTGAGGTTGCAGAAGACCAACAGGGGTGAGAGG is a window encoding:
- the LOC117976448 gene encoding LOW QUALITY PROTEIN: transportin-1-like (The sequence of the model RefSeq protein was modified relative to this genomic sequence to represent the inferred CDS: inserted 1 base in 1 codon; substituted 1 base at 1 genomic stop codon), whose product is MLQRTQDQEENVALEACEFWLTLAEQQVCKDVFVRHLPRLIPVLVNGMKYSDIDIILPKGDVEEDEMIPDSEQDIWPRFHRSRTVAQQHDEDGIEEEDDDDDDNEIDDDDTISDWNLRKCSVAALDVLANVHHDELLPYILPLLKELLFHHEWVVKELAILGLGTVAEGCMQGMIPCLPELIPHLIQCLSDKKALVRSITCWTLSRYAHWVVSQPPDTYLKSLMTELLKRILDSNKRVPEAACSAFATLEEEACTELVAYLAYILDTLVFAFSKYQHKNLLILYNARGTLADSVGHHLNKPEYIQMRMPPLIQKRNMLKDEDKDLFPLPECPFSVATVLQSGFLPYCEPMCQHWVNLVQKTLAQAMLSNAQPDQYEAPDKDFMIVALDLLSGLAEGLGGNIEQLVARSNILTLTYQCMQDKMPEVRQSSFALLIDLTKACFQHIKPCVADFMPILGTNLTAEFISVCNNDTXAIGEIPIQMGIEMQPYIPMVLHQLVEIINRPNTPKTLLKNTAVTIGCLGYVCPQEVAPMLQQFTRPWCTSLRNIRDNEKXDSTFRGICIMISVNPNGIIQDFIFFCDAVASWINPKDYLRDMFCKILHGFKNQIGNENGRHFYDQFPLPLKEHLVAFYGV